A window of Hevea brasiliensis isolate MT/VB/25A 57/8 chromosome 14, ASM3005281v1, whole genome shotgun sequence contains these coding sequences:
- the LOC110641761 gene encoding 3-ketoacyl-CoA synthase 7 produces MKLSTMVIDLFTHLSLLNSSTFADLPPSFAYLLVGTTLLILVSCFALKSNCVYLIDFACYLPADYLRAPISNFTEHIELSGVFSRESLDFQERVLERSGVGDEACLPLSVHEIPIETSLNSSRNEVEEVLFTAVDDLLSKNSVNPKSIDILISNCSIFCPTPSITGMVINKFGLRSNIKSFSLSGMGCSAGILSISLAKELLKVHKNSLALVLSMEAVTPNGYRGHTKSMLVANTIFRMGGVAILLSNKKQDEQKARYKLEHLVRTHMGADDQAYNSVIQQVDEDGHVGVSLSRSLVHAAGKALRTNISELGPLVLPYTEQVRYGWSLIRRKLFAARKDEIHVPNFKKAFEHFCIHAGGRAIIDAVESNLKLQKEDGEASRMTLYRFGNTSSSSVWYELCYLEAKGKVKKGDRIWQIAFGSGFKCNSAVWKSISEVHPKVRNAWFDRIHLYPVEMPIVS; encoded by the coding sequence ATGAAGCTTTCGACAATGGTGATTGATCTATTCACACATTTGTCCCTTCTAAATTCATCCACCTTTGCAGACCTTCCGCCCTCGTTTGCCTACTTGTTAGTTGGAACAACTTTACTCATTTTGGTTTCATGCTTTGCTCTCAAATCGAATTGTGTCTATCTCATAGACTTTGCCTGTTATCTTCCAGCTGATTACTTGCGAGCCCCAATCTCGAACTTCACAGAACATATTGAGTTAAGCGGTGTGTTCAGTAGAGAGAGCCTTGATTTCCAAGAGAGAGTTTTGGAAAGATCAGGCGTTGGAGATGAAGCTTGCTTGCCACTTTCAGTGCATGAGATACCAATTGAAACATCTTTGAACTCGTCTCGAAATGAAGTGGAAGAAGTTCTTTTCACTGCTGTGGATGATCTTCTTTCCAAGAACAGCGTTAATCCTAAAAGCATTGATATTCTCATATCGAACTGCAGCATTTTCTGTCCAACTCCATCCATTACTGGAATGGTCATAAACAAGTTTGGACTTAGGAGCAACATAAAGAGCTTCAGCTTAAGTGGAATGGGGTGCAGTGCTGGAATCTTGTCGATAAGTTTGGCTAAAGAGCTTCTTAAAGTTCACAAGAACTCGTTGGCTTTAGTTCTCAGCATGGAAGCTGTAACTCCCAATGGCTACAGAGGCCATACCAAATCCATGCTAGTTGCCAACACTATATTCCGCATGGGTGGAGTTGCTATTTTGCTATCAAACAAGAAGCAAGACGAGCAGAAAGCAAGATACAAGCTTGAGCATCTTGTCCGAACCCACATGGGAGCTGATGATCAAGCATACAACTCTGTTATTCAACAAGTGGATGAGGATGGTCATGTAGGAGTCTCCCTATCAAGGTCACTTGTACATGCTGCAGGAAAAGCTTTAAGGACTAATATATCGGAGCTGGGGCCTCTCGTGTTGCCATACACTGAGCAGGTCAGATATGGGTGGTCATTGATTCGCCGGAAGCTTTTTGCAGCAAGAAAAGATGAAATACATGTGCCAAATTTCAAGAAAGCTTTTGAGCATTTCTGTATACATGCTGGAGGAAGGGCAATAATTGATGCAGTGGAGAGTAATTTGAAGCTGCAGAAAGAAGATGGAGAAGCTTCAAGGATGACACTATATAGATTTGGgaacacttcatcttcttcagttTGGTATGAACTCTGCTACCTGGAAGCAAAGGGAAAGGTGAAGAAAGGAGACAGAATTTGGCAAATTGCATTTGGTAGTGGCTTCAAGTGTAACAGTGCAGTTTGGAAATCCATTTCTGAAGTCCATCCAAAAGTAAGAAATGCTTGGTTTGACAGAATTCATCTCTATCCTGTAGAGATGCCAATTGTCTCATGA